ACCTCGTCCGGACCGGCACCCTGATCGGTATGGCTTTGCATCGACACTCTCCCTGTGGCCGTTTGCATCCGGGCCGCACAAAACAAAAGAGCCAGGCGGTTGCCTGGCTCGATTGTAAGCGGTGTGCCCGCAACCGTCGCGCGACGGCAGCGGGCAGGAAACGCACTTATTCCGCGGCTTCTTCGGCCGGGGCTTCGGTGATTTCCGGACGATCCACCAGCTCGACCAGCGCCATCGGCGCGTTGTCGCCCTGACGGAAGCCGAACTTCAGGATGCGGGTGTAGCCGCCCGGACGGGTGGCGTAGCGCGGGCCCAGTTCGGTGAACAGCTTGGTGACCATGTCGCGGTCGCGCAGGCGGGCGAAGGCCAGGCGGCGGTTGGCAACGGTGTCCTTCTTGGCCAGCGTGATCAGCGGCTCGACGACCTTGCGCAGTTCCTTGGCCTTGGGCACGGTGGTCTTGATCAGCTCGTGCTGGAACAGCGAGTTGGACA
This Cupriavidus nantongensis DNA region includes the following protein-coding sequences:
- the rplQ gene encoding 50S ribosomal protein L17, with the protein product MRHRHGLRKLNRTSSHRLAMLRNMSNSLFQHELIKTTVPKAKELRKVVEPLITLAKKDTVANRRLAFARLRDRDMVTKLFTELGPRYATRPGGYTRILKFGFRQGDNAPMALVELVDRPEITEAPAEEAAE